The Primulina eburnea isolate SZY01 chromosome 8, ASM2296580v1, whole genome shotgun sequence genome contains a region encoding:
- the LOC140838985 gene encoding uncharacterized protein: MAERPYRSNRNPRYANRNNDCNNNNNEDTPPAARVGLSREDLMAIATIVATTIQGMSHVNTNTNQPPPPPPPNGIKHHYESLRRNRVPTFDGNPDPEVGQGWLKSIETQLQLLEVPNELKVTVVTPFLEEKAAKWWETISANMTEVGPITWQRFREAFLKQYYPPELRLKLLSEFENFTQTPDMSVVEYTSKFNSLGTYAPAIMADDILKMHRFKRGLNSRIQSALAVYQPTGFDDLMGAAIRAETDIKRREDENKNKRPLTGQSFQGKQPVKRSNQSSGPFKGTPSNSTTTFSSIKPCPLCNYRHIGECRRNTGACFNCGKMGHRIANCPEPLKKMTWSNTNDTPNKPKENKTNARMFAITQEEADDANDVVAGTIIINKISAYVLFDCGATHSFISKRFTKKLGLIPEILVEPFRIATPTSKTIETHKIHRNCIVYINEHTFNAELIQVNMVEFDVILGMDWLSKSHAIVDCRHKIIKLRTPSQKEITYHGKAKKRKSLLSASQTWKAMKSGEIVYLAMVNEVKEGVELKIEDIPVVQEFSDVFPEELPGMVPDREIEFEINLVPGATPISKAPYRMAPAELNELKEQLQELLDKKQIRPTFMDLMNRVFKPFLDKFVVVFIDDILVYSPSEEDHKEHLHLTLQMLREKELYAKFKKCEFWLKSVTFLGHIISKEGVSVDPKKVEAITGWPRPKTVTEIRSFLGLAGYYRKFVEGFSSIATPLTKLTQKNSKFNWSEECEKSFQTLKEKLASTPVLVLPTEDKSFTIYSDASKEGLGCKELNMRQRRWIELLKDYDLTISYHPGKANKVADALSRKNMGKVILASLSAQPCLQETIKLRQNQDPTLTKLKEQVKEKKSQDFHIDEKGVLWMKGRLCVPNIENLRQEVMSEAHKSKFSVHPGSTKMYRDLKKNFWWSRMKKDVAEYISRCQVCQQVKAEHQRPGGLLQPLEIPEWKWEHISMDFVVGLPKSRQSHNGIWVIVDRLTKSAHFLPVRMNYNLEKLATIYMDNIVRLHGVLASILSDRDPRFVSRFWKSFQQAMGTKNSSGNWSEHLPLIEFAYNNSYHSSIGMAPYEALYGRKCRSPLYWDEVGEKSITGPELIQETVDKVTIIKERLKIAQDRQKSWADLKRRPVEFTVGEKAYVKVSPMKGVVRFNKTGKLHPRYIGPFEILERIGTLAYRLALPPDMSRIHNVFHVSQLRKYIPDPSHVLETGPLLMESNLNEKLRYEEVPIRILDTKEQVLRRRNISYVKIQWSNHTEREATWELKEKMFEQYPYLFENLENSSFRDETSNKEGGM, from the exons ATGGCAGAGAGACCCTATCGTAGCAACCGCAACCCGCGATATGCCAATCGCAACAATGATTGCAACAACAATAACAACGAAGATACACCACCAGCAGCAAGAGTTGGCCTTAGCAGAGAAGATTTAATGGCCATAGCAACCATTGTGGCAACAACCATCCAAGGAATGAGCCATGTAAATACCAACACTAAtcagccaccaccacctccaccaccgaaTGGAATCAAACACCATTATGAATCTCTTCGGAGGAATCGAGTCCCAACGTTTGACGGCAACCCTGACCCAGAAGTTGGTCAAGGCTGGCTCAAGAGTATTGAGACACAACTCCAATTGCTTGAAGTGCCAAATGAACTAAAAGTGACTGTGGTGACACCATTCCTAGAAGAAAAGGCGGCCAAATGGTGGGAGACAATCTCAGCAAATATGACAGAAGTCGGACCAATCACATGGCAAAGATTTCGAGAAGCATTCTTGAAACAATACTATCCACCAGAGTTGAGATTAAAATTGTTGagtgaatttgagaattttactcAAACCCCGGATATGTCTGTTGTGGAGTACACTTCTAAATTCAACTCCCTTGGAACCTATGCTCCTGCCATCATGGCAGATGATATCCTGAAGATGCATCGTTTCAAACGTGGTCTGAACAGCCGTATCCAATCAGCTCTGGCAGTTTACCAACCCACAGGTTTTGATGATTTAATGGGAGCAGCCATTAGAGCTGAGACTGATATCAAGCGCCGAgaagatgaaaataaaaataaacgacCTCTCACTGGACAATCTTTTCAAGGTAAACAACCAGTTAAAAGGTCAAACCAATCAAGTGGACCATTCAAGGGAACTCCTTCCAATTCAACTACGACATTCTCAAGCATAAAACCGTGTCCATTATGCAACTACCGACACATTGGAGAATGTCGAAGGAACACTGGTGCTTGCTTCAATTGTGGGAAGATGGGACATCGAATTGCTAATTGTCctgaaccattaaagaaaatgacatGGTCAAACACTAATGATACCCCCAACAAGCCAAAGGAGAATAAGACCAATGCTCGTATGTTTGCCATCACTCAAGAAGAGGCAGATGATGCAaacgatgtcgtggcaggtaccattataatcaataaaatttcaGCTTATGTGTTGTTTGACTGTGGTGCCACTCATTCATTTATTTCTAAGAGATTCACTAAGAAGTTAGGGCTTATACCAGAGATACTTGTTGAACCTTTTAGAATTGCTACTCCCACCAGTAAAACAATTGAAACACATAAGATACATCGGAACTGCATAGTATATATCAATGAACACACATTCAACGCTGAATTGATTCAAGTTAACATGGTGGAGTTCGACGTTATtctgggaatggattggttatccAAGAGTCATGCAATAGTAGATTGTCGGCATAAGATTATCAAACTCCGAACTCCAAGCCAAAAAGAAATCACATACCATGGCAAGGCTAAGAAACGTAAATCCCTCCTTTCTGCATCTCAAACCTGGAAAGCCATGAAGTCTGGAGAAATAGTTTATCTAGCAATGGTAAACGAAGTAAAAGAAGGAGTCGAGCTCAAGATAGAAGATATTCCAGTGGTACAAGAATTTTCGGATGTCTTTCCAGAAGAGCTACCTGGAATGGTTCCGGACCGTGAGATAGAATTCGAGATTAACTTGGTACCAGGTGCCACACCAATATCAAAGGCACCCTAtcgaatggctccagcagaaCTCAATGAACTAAAAGAacaacttcaagagttgttaGACAAGAAACAAATCAGACCAA ctttcatggatctcatgaacagagtATTCAAGCCATTTCTCGACAAATTTGTAGTGGTATTTATCGATGACATTCTCGTATATTCCCCAAGTGAAGAGGATcacaaagaacatcttcacCTGACTCTTCAGATGTTAAGAGAAAAAGAGTTATACGCGaaattcaagaaatgcgaattttGGCTAAAAAGTGTGACTTTCTTAGGccatatcatttcaaaagaaggaGTATCTGTGGACCCTAAAAAGGTGGAAGCAATCACTGGCTGGCCGAGACCTAAGACAGTAACTGAAATTCGAAGCTTTCTAGGattggcaggttactatcgaaaatttgttgaaggttTCTCTTCAATAGCTACGCCTCTTACAAAACTTACACAAaagaactcaaaatttaactgGAGTGAGGAATGTGAAAAGAGCTTCCAAACGCTCAAGGAAAAGCTTGCATCTACACCAGTACTGGTTCTACCCACTGAGGACAAAAGCTTTACCATTTACAGTGACGCATCAAAAGAGGGTTTAGGATGC aaagaattgaacatgaggcagagaaGATGGATTGAATTGTTAAAAGATTATGATTTAACAATAAGCTATCATCCGGGCAAGGCAAATAAGGTAGCTGATGCTTTAAGTAGGAAAAACATGGGTAAAGTGATCCTAGCTTCACTTTCTGCACAACCATGCCTTCAAGAAACAATCAAGTTAAGACAGAATCAAGATCCTACTTTGACAAAACTTAAAGAACAAGTCAAAGAAAAGAAGTCACAAGATTTTCATATAGATGAGAAGGGAGTTctgtggatgaaaggacgattgtgtgTACCAAACATCGAGAATCTTCGACAGGAAgtaatgtctgaagcacataaatcaaaattttcggtCCACCCCGGCAGTACAAAAATGTACAgagatttaaagaaaaatttctgGTGGAGCAGAATGAAGAAGGATGTAGCAGAATACATCTCTAGATGCCAAGTCTGTCAACAAGTTAAAGCTGAACATCAACGGCCTGGAGGACTTCTTCAACCCTTGgaaattccagaatggaaatgggaacatatttccatggattttgtagtaGGTTTACCAAAGTCTAGGCAAAGTCATAATGGAatatgggtaatcgtagatagactcacaaaatctgcacattttctACCTGTCCGTATGAATTATAATCTGGAAAAATTGGCTACCATATACATGGACAATATTGTGCGATTACATGGAGTTCTGGCAAGCATTCtgtctgatagagatccaagatttGTATCTCGATTCTGGAAAAGTtttcaacaagctatggggactaag AATTCAAGTGGTAATTGGAGTGAACATCTACCTTTAATTGAGTTCgcttacaataacagttatcaTAGCAGTATTggaatggctccatacgaagcTTTGTACGGCCGAAAATGTCGATCACCTCTATACtgggatgaggtaggagagAAATCCATAACTGGACCTGAACTTATCCAAGAAACCGTGGACAAAGTAACAATCATTAAAGAAAGACTCAAAATTGctcaagatcgacagaaaagttggGCTGATCTAAAGAGGAGACCAGTGGAGTTCACCGTTGGAGAAAAAGCTTACGTAAAAGTTTCTCCCATGAAAGGAGTTGTTCGATTCAATAAAACTGGGAAATTACATCCTCGATACATAGGACCTtttgaaattttagaaagaATCGGAACATTGGCATACAGACTAGCATTGCCACCAGATATGTCAAGAATTCAtaatgtatttcatgtttcACAATTGAGGAAATACATCCCAGATCCAAGTCATGTTCTTGAAACTGGACCGCTCCTGATGGAAAGTAATTTGAATGAAAAACTAAGATATGAAGAAGTTCCAATTCGAATTTTGGACACCAAAGAACAAGTATTAAGGCGTCGCAACATTTCCTATGTTAAGATACAATGGTCTAATCATACTgaaagagaagctacttgggaactaaaaGAGAAGATGTTCGAGCAATATCCCTATCTGTTCGAAAATCTAGAAAACTCAAGTTTCAGGGACGAAACTTCCAATAAGGAGGGAGGAATGTaa